In the genome of Mytilus edulis chromosome 3, xbMytEdul2.2, whole genome shotgun sequence, one region contains:
- the LOC139516707 gene encoding pro-resilin-like, producing the protein MRMFIVLVGCCLTAVYGQKQQAEPLYPQYQGPEWALVNGGNPMEMLGGQGGQGGQGGGQGGQGGQGGGNLPLYEQYLPVGSQGGGPNSPIQEIYLPGGGQGGAGNGPQFEIITGLGQGGGQGGNQGGGQGGNQGAGQGGGGGGQGMSPYPELMNGPGGQGGMGGLDPAQFGHLPADIQQLFGGNGGGNGGGNGGGNAGGNAGGGGGGGAGNLPFDISQLLSGNGGQGKQQAYLIIPMDKNAALGQGGGQQQPNGLDPLFADPLGQASPAGQNPGQPGCQGQGCVDPLLDPSMGGQSLPGQGQAPGGCPGPNCGPDPLADPLALDPLGGSLSPDPNGQFVDIIDTIPLPADNAPMSQDPPSTKSYGKSYDKKTYGKSYEKPKSYGKSYEKPKTYAKPYAKPKPYGMKYDKPRTYAKSYQKQKTYAKPYAQPRKTYGKPTYAKKSYGVVTYGKKSYGKPMTYGLSYGQPKPYGQPKPYGKPKPYGQPKPYAKPRTYARVYAQPRTYSKQTYAKPQAYGKTYNKKPTYGYAKPKSYGNSYKKRKGGY; encoded by the exons ATGAGGATGTTCATCGTATTAGTCGGGTGTTGTTTGACAGCTGTATATGGCCAAAAACAACAAGCCGAACCTTTATATCCACAATATCAAGGACCAGAGTGGGCATTGGTAAATGGGGGTAATCCTATGGAGATGCTAGGAGGTCAAGGAGGTCAAGGTGGTCAAGGAGGAGGTCAAGGAGGTCAAGGAGGTCAAGGAGGAGGGAATCTACCTCTCTATGAACAATATCTACCAGTAGGATCACAGGGAGGAGGACCAAACAGTCCTATCCAGGAAATATATCTTCCTGGAGGAGGACAAGGTGGTGCAGGGAATGGTCCACAATTTGAAATAATAACTGGATTAGGCCAAGGAGGAGGTCAAGGTGGCAATCAAGGAGGAGGTCAAGGCGGCAATCAAGGAGCCGGCCAAGGAGGTGGAGGCGGAGGACAAGGGATGTCACCATATCCAGAACTAATGAATGGTCCAGGTGGCCAAGGAGGTATGGGAGGACTTGATCCTGCTCAGTTCGGACACCTCCCTGCTGACATACAACAATTATTTGGTGGAAATGGTGGTGGAAATGGTGGTGGAAATGGTGGAGGAAATGCTGGTGGAAATGCTggcggtggtggtggtggtggagCCGGAAATCTTCCTTTTGACATATCTCAATTGTTATCTGGAAATGGAGGACAAGGTAAACAACAAGCCTACCTAATCATTCCTATGGATAAAAATGCAGCATTAGGACAAGGAGGAGGGCAACAACAACCAAATGGGCTCGATCCTCTCTTTGCAGATCCACTTGGACAGGCTTCACCGGCTGGTCAAAATCCAGGTCAACCAGGATGCCAAGGACAAGGTTGTGTAGATCCTTTACTGGACCCATCAATGGGAGGTCAGAGTCTACCCGGACAGGGTCAAGCTCCAGGAGGTTGTCCAGGACCAAATTGCGGTCCTGATCCATTAGCAGATCCTTTGGCGCTTGATCCCTTAGGCGGATCTTTATCACCTGATCCTAATGggcaatttgttgatataatcgATACAATTCCGCTACCAGCTGATAATGCTCCAATGTCACAAGATCCACCAAGTACAAAATCTTATGGTAAATcatatgataaaaaaacatatggAAAATCTTATGAGAAACCAAAATCGTATGGAAAATCTTATGAAAAACCAAAAACCTATGCTAAACCTTACGCCAAACCAAAACCGTATGGAATGAAATATGATAAACCCCGAACGTATGCTAAATCTTACCAAAAGCAAAAAACTTATGCAAAGCCATACGCTCAGCCAAGAAAAACATATGGGAAACCAACTTACGCCAAAAAATCATACGGGGTAGTAACGTACGGAAAGAAGTCATATGGCAAACCAATGACATATGGACTGTCTTATGGACAACCTAAACCCTATGGACAACCTAAACCCTATGGAAAACCCAAACCATATGGACAACCTAAACCATATGCAAAACCACGTACTTACGCTAGAGTATATGCTCAACCAAGAACATATTCTAAACAAACATATGCAAAACCTCAAGCATACGGAAAAACTTATAACAAAAAACCTACCTATGGATATGCCAAACCAAAGTCGTACGGAAATAGTTACAAAAAACGAAAG GGTGGATATTAA